From the genome of Onthophagus taurus isolate NC chromosome 5, IU_Otau_3.0, whole genome shotgun sequence, one region includes:
- the LOC111423067 gene encoding large ribosomal subunit protein uL5 gives MRDLHIRKLCLNICVGESGDRLTRAAKVLEQLTGQQPVFSKARYTVRSFGIRRNEKIAVHCTVRGAKAEEILERGLKVREYELRRDNFSDAGNFGFGIQEHIDLGIKYDPSIGIYGLDFFVVLGRPGFNVAHRRRKQGKVGHPHRLTKEDAMKWFQQKYDGIILSSKK, from the exons ATGAGGGATTTGCACATAAGAAAgctttgtttaaatatttgtgtGGGGGAGTCTGGTGATAGATTAACAAGGGCTGCAAAA gtaCTTGAGCAATTAACCGGGCAACAACCGGTGTTTTCAAAAGCACGTTACACCGTTCGTTCATTCGGTATTAGACGTAATGAAAAAATTGCTGTACATTGCACTGTAAGGGGGGCCAAAGCTGAAGAAATCCTCGAGCGTGGGTTAAAAGTGAGAGAATACGAATTGAGAAGGGATAATTTCTCAGATGCTGGTAACTTTGGGTTTGGAATCCAAGAACATATTGATTTAGGGATTAAATATGACCCAAGTATTGGTATTTATGGTTTGGACTTTTTCGTTGTTTTGGGGAGACCTGGATTTAATGTAGCCCATAGGAGGAGGAAGCAAGGGAAAGTTGGACATCCACACAGATTAACTAAAGAGGATGCAATGAAATGGTTCCAACAGAAATATGATGGAATTATTCTatcaagtaaaaaataa